One genomic region from Chthonomonas calidirosea T49 encodes:
- a CDS encoding type II secretion system protein GspD has translation MSLHRQVRPRITLSVAAVLGATFLCGGGCIVKAQSVPNDDGASTQVTLPPGSDTESRITFQVQNVTLESAVNLLEKETGLQVVLTTDPERPFSPVNVSLVKQPIDVIMKAIAQSAGADLWVEDGIYHIGPKGSAPKPKKEETTQPVLPPQPEEKHIVKIKLQYTAPSTILRILGINNPDEPDFLEYVRRLGLKYLLHQEMPDYSSPVPSGNRPVFITPYGPAVSVGPSAPIQGYNGTADFTPPAVSNMPLTSDQSAHRSDDSDFFGRGQGFPGGGFPGGGFPGGGQFGPGGQFGAGGQAPGAPGAPGAPGAGGQIGTGGNLSNLLPNGMTPGDISALDADNSLLVRGTPAQIQELRQLIRLLDVKPKQILISAQFVTVTENALNAFGINWSLAKGQFISGANLNFSASNTAFIQYAAGNVQTQLSWILTQGQGKVLTSPTASTLNGVPAVFENVQEVPVITQTPVIGPNGTVVVTTSYTLFPVTVELIVTPYINNDNSITLLGQLVSSNILGSVTNPAGGSIPIIGFQQAIVTRIVYNGQSMVINGLTNKQDNTSISKVPLLGDLPLIGTLFRSRSTTNNDSDLLVFITPKIIPDNPPAIQALNGAVPTEQGGAATGGAGGLLP, from the coding sequence ATGAGCTTGCACAGGCAAGTGCGACCAAGAATCACTCTCTCCGTCGCTGCGGTGTTGGGAGCGACGTTTTTGTGTGGAGGTGGATGCATTGTAAAGGCCCAGTCGGTGCCCAACGATGATGGAGCCTCCACCCAAGTGACGCTTCCACCCGGCTCCGACACCGAATCGCGGATCACCTTCCAGGTTCAGAATGTTACATTAGAATCCGCCGTTAACCTCTTGGAAAAAGAGACCGGGCTCCAAGTGGTGCTCACTACAGACCCAGAACGGCCTTTCTCGCCTGTCAACGTCAGTTTAGTAAAACAGCCTATAGACGTGATCATGAAGGCGATAGCACAATCCGCCGGCGCCGATCTATGGGTTGAAGACGGTATCTACCATATTGGGCCGAAAGGGAGCGCGCCAAAGCCTAAGAAGGAAGAGACAACACAACCGGTGTTACCTCCTCAGCCGGAGGAAAAGCACATCGTTAAAATTAAACTTCAGTACACGGCGCCTTCCACCATCCTACGTATTCTCGGCATCAACAATCCTGATGAACCCGACTTTTTAGAGTACGTGCGTCGGCTAGGGTTAAAATACCTTCTCCACCAAGAGATGCCAGACTACTCCAGTCCCGTGCCTTCCGGCAATCGGCCGGTGTTCATCACACCCTATGGACCCGCTGTTTCTGTAGGTCCCTCGGCGCCCATTCAGGGCTATAACGGAACGGCCGATTTCACGCCTCCTGCCGTAAGTAACATGCCACTCACAAGCGATCAGAGCGCCCATCGCAGCGATGACAGCGATTTCTTCGGGCGTGGGCAAGGATTCCCTGGCGGTGGATTCCCCGGTGGTGGATTCCCCGGTGGAGGCCAGTTTGGACCGGGAGGTCAGTTTGGTGCTGGGGGGCAAGCTCCTGGCGCTCCCGGTGCTCCCGGCGCTCCCGGTGCGGGTGGCCAGATTGGCACCGGTGGAAACCTCTCTAACCTCTTGCCAAACGGTATGACGCCTGGCGACATTAGCGCCCTTGATGCAGATAACTCCCTGTTGGTACGTGGTACTCCAGCGCAAATTCAGGAGCTACGTCAGCTTATCCGCTTGTTGGATGTAAAGCCAAAACAGATTCTGATAAGCGCACAGTTTGTTACCGTTACCGAAAATGCGCTAAATGCCTTCGGCATTAACTGGAGTTTGGCGAAGGGGCAGTTTATCAGTGGAGCCAACCTCAACTTCTCGGCGTCGAACACGGCTTTCATTCAGTACGCAGCTGGTAATGTTCAAACGCAGTTGAGCTGGATACTGACCCAAGGACAAGGTAAGGTCTTGACCTCGCCAACAGCAAGTACGCTGAATGGGGTTCCCGCCGTTTTCGAAAATGTGCAAGAGGTGCCTGTTATTACGCAAACGCCGGTGATTGGGCCAAATGGTACCGTTGTGGTTACCACATCTTACACGCTTTTCCCCGTCACCGTCGAGCTTATTGTGACGCCCTACATCAATAACGATAACTCCATCACGCTGCTAGGACAGCTCGTCTCCTCCAACATTCTTGGTTCCGTTACGAACCCTGCTGGTGGAAGTATTCCGATTATTGGCTTTCAACAGGCCATCGTTACCCGAATCGTCTACAATGGCCAATCTATGGTTATCAACGGGCTTACCAACAAACAAGACAACACCTCCATCAGCAAGGTGCCGCTGCTAGGAGATCTTCCACTCATTGGAACGCTCTTTCGCTCGCGCTCCACTACCAACAATGATTCGGACCTTCTGGTGTTCATTACACCAAAAATCATTCCGGATAACCCCCCGGCCATTCAAGCGCTTAACGGGGCCGTTCCTACGGAGCAAGGTGGAGCGGCTACAGGAGGAGCAGGTGGCTTGCTGCCATAA
- a CDS encoding DUF421 domain-containing protein yields the protein MPKLISELLPVIEHTVVIYLFLMIALRIAGRHQIGQLSVIDLVVLILLGSAVETAMVNGDTSLAAGLVCSATLLLLNRLAAWIVHRIAPLNREINGDPITLVNQGRFVEENLRRVGLTHEDILQALRARGIADVSEAKYAIMEVNGSITVIPRHAKVHRSSRTPKETT from the coding sequence ATGCCGAAACTCATTTCAGAGCTACTACCCGTTATAGAGCACACTGTTGTCATCTATCTTTTTTTGATGATTGCGCTACGCATCGCTGGTCGGCATCAAATAGGACAGCTTAGCGTCATTGACCTCGTTGTTCTTATTTTACTCGGTAGTGCGGTAGAAACCGCTATGGTCAATGGGGATACAAGTTTGGCGGCAGGCCTTGTCTGCTCGGCAACGCTTTTACTGCTCAATCGTCTAGCTGCATGGATCGTTCATCGCATTGCCCCACTCAATCGCGAAATTAACGGTGATCCGATCACGTTGGTGAATCAGGGTCGTTTTGTGGAAGAGAATCTTCGGCGAGTGGGTTTAACCCACGAAGACATATTGCAAGCGTTGCGCGCACGTGGCATAGCAGACGTAAGCGAGGCGAAGTATGCGATTATGGAAGTCAACGGCAGCATCACCGTGATACCACGTCATGCAAAGGTTCACCGTAGTTCCCGAACGCCCAAAGAGACGACCTAA
- a CDS encoding PilN domain-containing protein: MLRIDLLPPYVHERRARPVFFGFATALVAAVIIAFVAWYIGLKGQLDQAKQQLDNANNLQSQYQDYQSKVQQVNSSIADIKSKQDFIASAQKYNDSWWKAYTAVASDTSPYILLHSMEIDPRNHNLVHLTGFCPNEMELARWWIFLRNDTAKFQSVYITMPAHPYPPEAANGQNGNQAYGGFGSYGPPKGMYGAGGSMGPMTSSPMSSSPYGMGGGPPGMPPGMPYGMSGMPGSPYGGYGTGGGSQNNGVATPTEIEGRKGLDFSADLVLQDSLAPPATPPTWPPAAQAGGAGAAGFGGYGMPPGMPGMPGFGPGGPMGSQPPTGSRPGGGATAPGSSD; the protein is encoded by the coding sequence ATGCTGCGCATCGATCTTTTACCACCCTATGTTCATGAGCGCCGTGCACGCCCTGTGTTCTTTGGCTTTGCAACGGCCCTAGTGGCTGCGGTCATCATCGCTTTTGTGGCTTGGTACATAGGCCTGAAGGGACAGCTTGACCAAGCAAAGCAACAGCTTGATAACGCCAATAACTTGCAGTCGCAATATCAGGACTATCAGTCGAAGGTACAGCAAGTAAACAGTAGTATCGCCGATATTAAGAGCAAACAAGACTTCATCGCGAGCGCTCAAAAATACAACGATTCATGGTGGAAAGCCTACACGGCCGTTGCATCGGATACGAGCCCCTACATTCTGCTCCATTCTATGGAAATAGATCCAAGAAATCATAACCTTGTGCACCTTACTGGCTTTTGCCCCAACGAAATGGAACTAGCCCGCTGGTGGATATTTTTGCGCAACGATACGGCAAAGTTTCAAAGCGTCTATATCACCATGCCGGCCCATCCCTATCCTCCGGAGGCTGCCAATGGCCAGAATGGGAATCAGGCCTACGGTGGCTTCGGTTCCTACGGCCCTCCGAAAGGCATGTATGGAGCGGGTGGATCCATGGGGCCCATGACAAGCTCTCCTATGTCCAGCTCTCCGTATGGGATGGGAGGAGGGCCTCCTGGCATGCCTCCTGGCATGCCCTACGGTATGTCGGGCATGCCAGGCTCACCGTACGGTGGGTATGGTACAGGGGGCGGTAGCCAGAATAATGGGGTTGCGACCCCCACCGAAATTGAGGGACGAAAAGGCCTCGATTTTTCTGCGGACTTGGTGCTACAAGATAGCTTAGCGCCGCCCGCAACACCGCCCACATGGCCGCCCGCAGCACAGGCAGGTGGAGCTGGCGCTGCCGGGTTTGGTGGTTACGGCATGCCGCCGGGTATGCCCGGTATGCCTGGGTTCGGACCAGGCGGCCCTATGGGGTCGCAACCGCCTACTGGTAGTAGGCCTGGAGGTGGAGCGACAGCGCCAGGTAGCTCGGATTAG
- a CDS encoding DUF421 domain-containing protein — MIKWLVDVFSHPDLYGCLVIAGKTTVIYFFLVIGLRLMGKRELGQMNIYDLVLIIVLANAVQNAMVGNDNSLLGGIVAATTLLFWNRLFTLLMARSAKLEHHLVGEPTLLVNDGEFVEGHLKREGITHEQVMAALREHGIESLEEVHMAVLEVDGTISVVPNRSVVHKTRRHYKALRLP; from the coding sequence ATGATCAAGTGGCTTGTGGATGTGTTCTCGCACCCCGACCTTTACGGGTGCTTAGTTATCGCCGGTAAAACCACCGTCATCTATTTCTTTCTTGTGATCGGTTTGCGCCTAATGGGCAAGCGCGAGCTTGGTCAGATGAATATCTACGACCTTGTGCTGATCATCGTTCTTGCTAACGCTGTGCAAAACGCGATGGTCGGCAACGATAACTCTCTACTAGGCGGCATTGTGGCAGCGACAACGTTGCTGTTTTGGAATAGGCTTTTCACTCTCTTAATGGCGCGCTCGGCGAAGTTAGAGCACCATCTGGTTGGAGAACCTACCCTTTTAGTGAATGACGGTGAGTTTGTAGAAGGACATCTTAAAAGGGAGGGAATAACCCATGAACAGGTGATGGCGGCACTTCGCGAGCACGGCATTGAGAGCCTCGAGGAGGTTCACATGGCCGTTTTGGAGGTGGATGGTACGATCAGTGTGGTGCCGAACAGGTCGGTTGTGCATAAAACGCGTAGACATTATAAAGCTTTGCGACTGCCTTAA
- a CDS encoding STN domain-containing protein — MLAKKWTIVALSGLLALGLATVPAHCYAQGDQGGTTTGAAADQNANKPVTLDLEDVDLYTALKLLFRQTGADYTLDPNLRGIRVTLHLRDKPFTTALDALLRAAGDNPPLTYTYQDGIYSIIPKVENENTSTTTETTTEENNPTGYQLPVKLQGASDFIMSSDFFAGLFGARSFSALGYSVQPGLVMRPNPVGGGGFGGGFGGGLGGFGGGMMGGFGGLGGFGGGLGGFGGGMMGGFGGLGGFGGIGGGLGGFGGGGFGGIGGGGYIP, encoded by the coding sequence ATGCTGGCAAAGAAGTGGACAATTGTGGCGTTGAGTGGGCTGTTGGCGTTGGGTTTGGCAACCGTGCCGGCACACTGTTATGCGCAGGGAGACCAAGGTGGCACCACAACCGGTGCAGCTGCCGATCAAAACGCGAATAAACCCGTGACTTTAGACTTGGAAGATGTTGATCTGTATACGGCCCTGAAGCTGCTGTTCCGCCAAACTGGAGCTGACTACACTCTCGATCCAAACCTGCGGGGTATTCGTGTTACTCTGCATCTACGAGATAAGCCCTTCACAACCGCTCTAGATGCATTGCTAAGAGCCGCCGGCGATAACCCTCCGCTTACTTACACCTATCAGGATGGCATCTATAGCATCATTCCGAAGGTTGAAAATGAGAACACAAGTACGACCACAGAAACAACAACCGAAGAGAATAATCCTACAGGTTACCAACTGCCCGTGAAGCTGCAGGGCGCGTCGGATTTCATTATGAGCTCCGATTTCTTCGCCGGCCTGTTCGGTGCCCGCAGTTTCAGCGCGCTGGGCTATTCGGTCCAGCCCGGACTGGTTATGCGACCTAACCCCGTTGGTGGTGGCGGCTTCGGCGGTGGTTTTGGCGGCGGCCTAGGCGGCTTCGGTGGTGGCATGATGGGCGGCTTTGGTGGCCTAGGTGGTTTTGGCGGCGGCCTAGGCGGCTTCGGTGGTGGCATGATGGGCGGCTTTGGTGGCCTAGGTGGTTTTGGCGGCATCGGTGGCGGCCTAGGTGGCTTTGGTGGTGGCGGCTTCGGCGGCATCGGTGGTGGGGGCTATATCCCCTAG
- the pilM gene encoding type IV pilus assembly protein PilM — protein sequence MAGAYLGLDIGSKYIKVVEARGGGGRVEVTGMAIAPTPPDTFDGGVILDAQRLGQAIRQMLRDAGIGTKQVISAAASNTSVVVRVVEVPAVSDDKELATQMQWEIERQIPFAAAQTIMDYARIERPEGVDPSQQNIEVLLAVAQQDFIDQHVEVLFAAGLNPKAIDVVPLAMGRALLDIGEPAQSAGHTALIANIGAGTTDIGVFRDNLPAFLRTLPVGGDNFTRAIAEALQVDMDTAERYKRDLAEVMFEQLPQTGFGVSGALPGESGGFIDFTEPPPMSASGPISSPSGRMPFDFSGAATESTEFSSPSGGLAPSSEELGGGSGGLAPSSGELGGASGGLANPSQELNPPSTPFDFSAQQTEGEAPGFVPPASDVPPAFGEATPQPQDALKIQIFNAIAPHVTDLVQELRRSLDFYRSRSGDAPVHEILLCGGMARLPKLAEFIEHELGISTRVVNPLRHVQISIKKQNYDMDEVGPLFAVSLGLAAYDLLPEPAKRGKKK from the coding sequence ATGGCTGGAGCCTATCTCGGGCTGGATATAGGGTCGAAATATATTAAGGTCGTCGAGGCACGCGGCGGAGGTGGGCGTGTCGAGGTAACGGGCATGGCCATTGCGCCGACGCCTCCCGACACTTTTGATGGCGGGGTGATCCTCGATGCACAACGACTAGGACAGGCCATTCGTCAGATGCTGCGCGATGCCGGCATCGGCACAAAACAGGTGATCAGTGCGGCGGCGAGCAATACATCGGTGGTGGTTCGAGTCGTTGAGGTGCCGGCGGTATCCGACGATAAAGAGCTGGCCACGCAGATGCAGTGGGAGATAGAGCGCCAGATTCCTTTTGCTGCCGCCCAAACGATCATGGACTATGCCCGCATCGAGCGACCGGAGGGAGTTGACCCCTCGCAGCAGAACATAGAGGTGCTGCTGGCCGTAGCCCAGCAGGACTTCATCGATCAGCATGTTGAAGTGCTTTTTGCCGCCGGTCTTAACCCCAAAGCTATAGATGTGGTGCCGTTAGCCATGGGACGCGCTCTGCTCGATATCGGCGAGCCAGCGCAGTCGGCAGGACATACGGCTCTTATCGCAAACATCGGGGCGGGCACCACGGATATCGGCGTGTTTCGCGATAATCTTCCTGCGTTCCTGCGTACGCTGCCCGTTGGAGGAGATAACTTTACCCGTGCCATTGCCGAAGCCCTACAGGTAGATATGGATACGGCGGAGCGGTATAAACGAGACCTCGCCGAAGTGATGTTTGAGCAGCTGCCACAGACCGGTTTTGGGGTTTCAGGAGCGCTGCCTGGAGAGTCGGGAGGCTTTATAGATTTCACCGAGCCGCCGCCCATGTCGGCCTCTGGGCCGATCAGCTCTCCTTCAGGGCGAATGCCTTTCGATTTTTCCGGTGCCGCTACAGAATCCACTGAGTTCTCTTCGCCATCAGGCGGCTTGGCGCCCTCTTCAGAGGAGTTAGGAGGTGGTTCCGGTGGCTTGGCACCCTCCTCAGGCGAACTTGGGGGGGCATCTGGCGGCTTAGCCAATCCCTCACAGGAGTTGAACCCACCCTCCACTCCCTTCGATTTTAGCGCCCAACAGACGGAAGGGGAGGCACCGGGGTTTGTGCCTCCAGCATCGGATGTTCCGCCGGCTTTTGGCGAGGCGACGCCGCAACCTCAGGACGCCCTAAAAATTCAGATATTTAACGCGATAGCTCCCCATGTGACCGATCTTGTCCAGGAGCTGCGACGCTCTCTGGACTTCTATCGATCCCGTAGCGGCGATGCGCCCGTCCACGAAATTCTCCTGTGCGGCGGTATGGCGCGTCTGCCGAAACTGGCCGAGTTCATCGAGCACGAGCTCGGCATCTCGACCCGGGTAGTGAACCCACTGCGCCACGTACAGATAAGTATCAAAAAACAGAACTACGATATGGACGAGGTCGGCCCGCTTTTTGCCGTGAGCTTGGGGCTTGCTGCTTACGACCTGCTGCCGGAACCGGCCAAGCGAGGAAAGAAAAAGTAG